In Candidatus Poribacteria bacterium, a single genomic region encodes these proteins:
- a CDS encoding MerC domain-containing protein — MKRYFNHELANTTGACLSVACAACLPFACAIHCLAMPLLGTVLPLIGLSFLANERVEFILIASAIGLAIGSLAWGVRRHRNWRAFLVLIAALAFIATAQIAVEGTFEVVFYSIGGVLIASAHLVNRHLCKTCLTCEAENA, encoded by the coding sequence TTGAAAAGATATTTTAACCACGAATTGGCGAATACAACTGGCGCGTGTCTCTCTGTCGCGTGCGCGGCGTGTCTCCCTTTCGCATGCGCGATCCACTGCCTCGCGATGCCGCTTTTAGGAACAGTTTTACCTTTGATTGGGTTGAGTTTCCTTGCGAATGAGCGTGTTGAGTTTATCCTTATTGCGAGCGCAATTGGACTGGCAATCGGGAGTTTAGCGTGGGGTGTTCGACGCCACCGAAACTGGCGAGCGTTTTTGGTACTGATAGCGGCGTTAGCATTCATCGCTACCGCTCAGATAGCCGTTGAAGGCACTTTTGAAGTGGTCTTCTACAGTATCGGCGGCGTTTTAATCGCCTCCGCGCATCTCGTGAATCGGCACCTCTGTAAGACCTGTTTAACATGTGAGGCAGAAAATGCATAA
- a CDS encoding zinc ABC transporter substrate-binding protein: MQRIYISVCLIGILVWAGCDPKGQPGAATGDKLRVVATIGMITDIVKNVGGTRVEVTGIVEPGVDPHFYNLTPKDVQKLSSAHIIFYNGLHLEAKMVDILAKMSEDTLTVAVTDAVDRSLLLTPAEYEGLYDPHLWFDVKLWMLAAGKVRDALSEFDPDNTVLYRSNAERYLTKLMELDAYVKSQVERVPSQQRVLVTAHDCFNYFGKGYGFEVRGLQGVSTATEVGIADVQELATFIADRRISAIFVESSVSPRSLEAVKAAVKSKGFDVKIGGVLFTDAMGNEGTPEGTYIGMIRHNIDTIVHALIGKSEL; encoded by the coding sequence ATGCAGAGAATATACATTTCAGTGTGTTTGATAGGTATATTGGTATGGGCTGGCTGTGATCCGAAGGGACAACCGGGTGCTGCCACAGGCGACAAACTTCGCGTTGTTGCCACGATCGGTATGATTACTGATATTGTTAAAAATGTTGGCGGTACGCGCGTTGAGGTGACCGGGATAGTGGAACCTGGCGTAGACCCACACTTTTACAACCTGACACCTAAAGATGTTCAAAAACTGAGTTCAGCACACATCATCTTCTATAACGGGCTGCACCTTGAAGCAAAAATGGTGGACATCCTTGCGAAGATGTCGGAGGACACGCTGACGGTCGCCGTAACAGATGCCGTAGATCGGAGTCTACTGCTAACACCCGCAGAATACGAGGGACTCTACGATCCGCACCTATGGTTTGACGTGAAACTTTGGATGCTAGCGGCGGGAAAGGTTCGCGATGCCCTGAGTGAATTCGATCCGGATAATACTGTCCTATACCGAAGCAATGCTGAACGCTACCTCACGAAACTCATGGAACTCGACGCATACGTAAAGTCGCAAGTGGAACGCGTGCCATCTCAGCAACGCGTCCTTGTGACGGCGCACGACTGTTTTAACTACTTCGGAAAGGGGTACGGGTTTGAGGTGCGCGGATTACAAGGTGTTAGCACTGCGACAGAAGTCGGTATCGCTGATGTACAGGAATTGGCGACGTTTATTGCGGACCGGCGTATCTCTGCTATTTTTGTAGAGTCATCCGTCTCTCCACGGAGTCTCGAAGCCGTGAAAGCCGCTGTGAAGTCAAAAGGATTTGATGTGAAGATCGGTGGTGTGCTCTTCACAGATGCTATGGGAAACGAGGGAACTCCTGAAGGTACCTACATCGGGATGATCCGACATAATATTGATACGATTGTCCATGCTTTGATTGGGAAATCGGAGTTATAA